In the genome of Raphanus sativus cultivar WK10039 chromosome 4, ASM80110v3, whole genome shotgun sequence, one region contains:
- the LOC108828955 gene encoding eukaryotic translation initiation factor: MATEDVNEALTAAEVPAIETTEKQPPHKLERKWSFWFDNQSKPKQGAPWGASLRKAYTFDTVEDFWGLHETIFIPSKLTANAEIHMFKAGVEPKWEDPECANGGKWTFVVTSNRKPALDKAWLETLMALVGEQFDEADEICGVVASVRPKQDKLSLWTRTKSNEAVLMGIGKKWKDILDVADKITFTNHDDSRRTRFTV; this comes from the exons ATGGCGACAGAGGATGTGAACGAAGCCCTTACGGCGGCGGAAGTACCGGCAATAGAGACGACGGAGAAGCAGCCCCCTCACAAGCTCGAAAGAAAGTGGAGTTTCTGGTTCGATAACCAATCCAAACCTAAGCAAGGCGCCCCCTGGGGAGCCTCTCTTCGCAAAGCCTATACCTTCGACACCGTCGAAGATTTCTGGGG TTTGCACGAGACTATATTCATCCCTAGCAAATTGACGGCGAATGCAGAAATTCACATGTTCAAAGCTGGTGTTGAGCCCAAGTGGGAAGATCCTGAGTGTGCTAATGGCGGAAAGTGGACTTTTGTTGTTACCTCCAACAGGAAGCCTGCTTTAGACAAGGCTTGGCTTGAAACT TTGATGGCTCTTGTCGGAGAGCAATTTGATGAGGCTGATGAGATTTGTGGTGTGGTTGCTAGTGTGCGCCCAAAGCAGGACAAGCTCTCCTTGTGGACAAGGACCAAATCTAATGAAGCTGTTCTG ATGGGTATTGGGAAGAAGTGGAAGGATATACTTGATGTCGCTGACAAGATAACTTTCACTAACCAT GATGATTCTAGAAGAACTCGGTTCACTGTCTGA
- the LOC108828967 gene encoding uncharacterized protein LOC108828967, whose product MYLEDILGELYKNFLGDVGPAVHPTSVGIAITKQFGVKMEYWKSYRTLKFAREIDQGTPESGFERLPSYLYMLIRENPSTVARLQINENGKFMYVFLAFGASVNEFPFMRKVVVVDGTFLNGRYKGTLLTALAQDGNFQIFSIAFAVVDIENDDSWHWVFRQLKLLIPDDEGLAIISDRHNSIGKAITNVYPLASRGIFTYHLYKNILGRYKGKDAFRLVKKAARCFRMSEFTQIFEEIEAINPAIHGYLQRAEVRLWTRVHFPSERYNLMTTNIAESMNRALSNARGLNIVRILELIRVMMTRWFAEWREDARSQRTTLTRGVEKLLHGRVTAARDLTVQRIDDHHTEVKYGSSGESLHVVNLVERKCTCRRFELEKLPCVHAIAAAEYMNVSRISLCSPYYTSNYLVSAYTESVMPVDSAQYIPEVVANQPCLPPTVRQPPGTPKKNRMKSALEVGLANKRPRKEHACSRCRQSGHNAKTCPM is encoded by the exons ATGTATCTGGAGG ATATTCTAGGAGAGTTGTACAAGAACTTTCTCGGCGACGTTGGTCCGGCCGTTCACCCTACGAGTGTTGGCATAGCTATCACTAAGCAGTTTGGTGTAAAG ATGGAGTATTGGAAATCCTACCGGACGCTgaaatttgcaagggaaatcGATCAGGGAACACCTGAGAGTGGGTTTGAACGCTTGCCTTCTTACTTATACATGCTAATAAGGGAAAATCCGAGTACAGTTGCGCGTCTTCAAATCAATGAGAATGGAAAATTCATGTATGTGTTTCTTGCGTTTGGTGCGAGCGTAAATGAGTTTCCTTTCATGCGCAAAGTTGTGGTTGTCGACGGTACGTTTCTTAATGGTAGATACAAAGGAACGCTTCTCACGGCACTGGCTCAGGATGGTAACTTTCAGATATTTTCAATAGCCTTCGCAGTAGTCGACATTGAAAATGATGATTCCTGGCATTGGGTTTTTAGGCAACTAAAACTTTTGATTCCTGACGACGAGGGTCTTGCGATAATTTCGGATAGGCATAACTCGATTGGGAAAGCAATTACAAATGTGTATCCGCTTGCTTCTCGTGGAATTTTCACGTACCATCTATATAAGAATATACTGGGACGCTACAAAGGAAAAGATGCATTTCGTCTGGTGAAGAAAGCGGCGAGATGTTTTAGGATGTCTGAGTTTACTCAGATTTTCGAGGAGATTGAAGCGATTAATCCAGCAATCCACGGCTACCTCCAAAGGGCTGAAGTCCGACTGTGGACGCGTGTTCATTTCCCGAGCGAGAGGTACAATTTGATGACTACGAACATAGCGGAATCAATGAACAGAGCATTGTCGAATGCTAGAGGTCTTAACATTGTTCGAATATTAGAATTGATACGGGTTATGATGACCAGATGGTTTGCTGAATGGAGAGAGGATGCCAGATCGCAGCGAACCACGCTTACTCGTGGTGTGGAGAAACTACTACAT ggTCGTGTAACTGCCGCCAGAGATTTGACAGTACAGAGGATTGATGATCATCACACTGAAGTTAAATATGGATCTTCCGGCGAGTCTTTGCATGTTGTTAATTTGGTAGAGCGAAAGTGCACATGTCGCCGTTTCGAACTCGAGAAATTACCATGTGTACACGCAATCGCAGCGGCGGAGTACATGAATGTTTCTCGTATATCCCTGTGCAGTCCTTACTATACCAGCAATTATTTGGTTAGCGCATACACTGAATCGGTCATGCCGGTTGATTCAGCGCAATATATTCCAGAAGTCGTGGCTAACCAACCCTGCTTGCCCCCGACTGTACGTCAACCACCAGGCACACCAAAGAAAAATAGGATGAAATCTGCTTTAGAAGTTGGACTAGCAAACAAACGTCCTAGGAAAGAGCACGCATGTTCTCGATGTAGACAGAGTGGTCATAATGCGAAAACTTGTCCGATGTAG
- the LOC108828966 gene encoding uncharacterized protein LOC108828966, with amino-acid sequence MRVYNKEIWSVVVDQTIRLSLIEFGEITGLNTDPLPEESFEPDPENHKALWELLNVPLGYGPTFDELVDALTLCQTWSADKRKWFGLLFLQAVGLYGLHHNSRIHFESAKRVFDDDAMMTYPWGWVAYEFLVDSVKLLNPQGGSYTLSGFKDVLLVWAYESVTVFGELFGKVVRPGGILLLRWGGSRTRASIATTIAKEINNHETVRVRKMVMKEGLEELFPQWKDEAADPQLDNLIKDIHADRFVRDFYVQSNENNNKTKAGVSSEAEPPSKKQKKDKKQKEVKINEVETAAVEVKESAKEKGCSEDVLMNIVANLKNLDRKFDSRLTQYDTKFGDFSRGLLDTIGDTVKATVEERLRVLGFVESAQNVRVSEDSGSQIEPEFIGSQPALPVTVNQPQKTPDKGQSVKNLADDIAKADAKGMGAKLNSKVVRDKAAGVKKNLDSAFGNADATNADLVSDSPGKEPPLGRGGRGKGKKKKKQEESELRKKEAAELKKKKQQEEAELNKENQQEEADLKKAIPTSKRSRSGKIRIPIPTKKSEAKTDELLPESDVEEDERKRCGRIKEYRLKAVQLSPQGSQRSEEYGPSVPFPHIGDNVTTCMREGFEPSHAIYDPLGPVDPAKRDNLLEHLKPHEEIRHGEAHEDIEFYRILITPRPWPNKQYGWLTQNHIAAYIRVLIQRSKKDPSPFWSKRITFIDSWFLELWVHDYTQFQVKPDMVKFKGSGYERLVNGLIPTDIQTKLQWFTEVYHLYGVLNTDSDHWVGFHVDLHKEKIDCYDLIVGDVTPESELRMLNFFRPLTLMIPEMLDVLIPANIRVPTKKEFGFRRRTRDIVPQNDLRGDCGVYALKFVECLALGVAFDGISDENIQGLRMKMAVDVFDEGSCSLVGSFGDE; translated from the exons ATGCGAGTCTATAACAAGGAGATTTGGTCTGTCGTTGTTGATCAAACTATCAGGTTAAGCTTAATAGAATTTGGTGAGATCACGGGTTTAAACACAGATCCACTGCCAGAAGAAAGTTTTGAACCTGATCCAGAGAACCACAAAGCGTTGTGGGAGTTGTTGAATGTGCCGCTTGGGTACGGACCCACGTTTGATGAACTTGTAGACGCTTTAACGTTGTGTCAAACCTGGAGTGCTGATAAGCGGAAATGGTTTGGGCTGTTGTTTCTTCAAGCCGTGGGACTTTATGGCTTGCATCATAATAGTAGAATACATTTTGAAAGTGCAAAAAGAGTATTTGATGATGACGCCATGATGACTTATCCTTGGGGTTGGGTTGCCTATGAATTTCTTGTTGATTCTGTCAAGTTGTTGAATCCACAAGGAGGATCGTACACCCTTAGCGGCTTCAAGGACGTGTTATTGGTTTGGGCGTACGAATCTGTCACAGTGTTCGGAGAGCTTTTTGGCAAAGTAGTGAGACCAGGCGGAATTCTGCTTTTGCGATGGGGTGGAAGTCGTACTCGTGCAAGTATTGCTACTACAATAGCTAAGGAGATTAATAATCATGAAACG GTGCGTGTGAGGAAAATGGTGATGAAGGAGGGTCTAGAAGAGCTGTTTCCTCAGTGGAAGGATGAAGCAGCTGACCCACAACTTGATAACCTAATTAAAGATATACATGCAGATAGGTTTGTTAGAGATTTTTATGTGCAATCGAAtgagaacaacaacaaaacgAAGGCTGGAGTTTCGTCAGAGGCTGAGCCACCCTCAAAGAAGCAGAAGAAAGATAAGAAACAGAAGGAGGTGAAAATCAATGAGGTTGAAACTGCTGCTGTAGAGGTGAAGGAGAGTGCAAAGGAGAAGGGTTGTAGCGAAGATGTTCTGATGAACATAGTTGCTAATCTCAAGAATTTGGACCGAAAATTTGACTCGAGATTAACACAATACGACACCAAGTTTGGCGATTTTTCCCGAGGCCTTTTGGATACCATTGGAGATACAGTGAAAGCTACAGTTGAAGAGCGTCTGAGAGTTTTGGGGTTTGTAGAAAGTGCCCAAAACGTGAGGGTCTCAGAAGACAGCGGTAGTCAAATTGAACCGGAGTTTATTGGAAGTCAACCTGCACTCCCTGTGACGGTCAACCAACCACAAAAAACCCCTGATAAAGGCCAATCTGTCAAGAATCTGGCAGATGATATTGCTAAAGCTGATGCGAAAGGTATGGGAGCAAAGTTGAATTCGAAGGTTGTCAGGGATAAGGCTGCTGGGGTGAAAAAGAACTTGGATTCGGCATTTGGTAATGCCGATGCAACAAACGCTGATTTGGTCTCTGATTCTCCTGGTAAGGAACCACCACTCGGACGTGGTGGCAGGGGCAAAGGG aagaagaagaagaagcaagaagaGTCTGAGTTAAGGAAGAAAGAAGCGGCTGAGTTAAAGAAGAAAAAGCAGCAAGAAGAGGCTGAGTTAAATAAGGAAAATCAGCAAGAAGAAGCTGACTTAAAGAAGGCTATTCCTACTTCAAAAAGGAGCCGCAGTGGTAAAATAAGAATACCCATTCCGACTAAGAAAAGTGAGGCGAAAACAGACGAACTGTTGCCAGAATCTGAtgtggaagaagatgaaaggaaAAGGTGTGGGAGAATAAAGGAGTATCGGCTGAAAGCTGTTCAATTATCTCCACAAGGGTCTCAAAGGAGTGAGGAATATGGTCCTTCTGTACCATTTCCCCACATCGGAGACAATGTAACGACGTGCATGAGAGAGGGTTTTGAACCTTCACATGCAATATATGATCCCCTAGGACCTGTTGATCCGGCTAAAAGGGATAATCTTTTGGAACACCTAAAGCCACACGA GGAAATTCGACATGGAGAAGCTCACGAGGATATTGAGTTCTACAGAATCCTCATCACTCCAAGACCTTGGCCCAACAAACAATATGGATGGCTGACTCAAAAT CATATTGCTGCGTATATTAGAGTCCTCATTCAAAGGTCCAAAAAAGATCCCAGCCCATTCTGGTCCAAGCGCATTACCTTTATAGACTCTTGGTTCCTTGAATTATGGGTTCACGATTATACGCAGTTCCAAGTCAAACCGGATATGGTCAAATTCAAAGGAAGTGGTTACGAGAGGTTAGTAAACGGTTTGATCCCCACCGACATTCAGACAAAGTTGCAGTGGTTTACAGAAGTATATCACTTGTACGGAGTGCTTAATACTGACAGCGATCATTGGGTGGGGTTTCACGTGGATCTGCATAAAGAGAAGATTGATTGCTATGATTTAATAGTTGGAGATGTAACACCCGAAAGTGAGCTGAGAATGCTAAATTTCTTTAGGCCGCTTACTCTTATGATCCCTGAGATGCTGGATGTCCTTATTCCTGCTAATATCCGAGTCCCTACCAAGAAGGAGTTTGGATTCAGACGAAGAACAAGAGATATTGTTCCACAAAACGACCTGAGAGGCGACTGTGGAGTGTATGCATTGAAGTTCGTCGAGTGTCTAGCGCTTGGTGTAGCTTTTGATGGGATATCGGATGAAAATATTCAAGGTCTGAGAATGAAGATGGCAGTAGATGTCTTCGATGAAGGAAGTTGTAGTTTGGTAGGGTCGTTTGGCGATGAATGA